The genomic region TCATCCTCCTCGCGATGCGTCGCCCCTGGGCGGCGGCCTACTTCATCGCCGCCGAGATCGTGAGCGTCGTCATGGTGCAGATCCTCAAGCACGCCGTCGGCCGCGCGCGGCCGGAGGACATCATCGTCACGAGCGACTTCGGGTCGTTCCCCTCGGGACACGTCGCCAATGCCGCCACGATCGCCATGGCGCTTTTCGTGATCTTCCCCGGCGTATGGGTCGCGCTGGCCGGTCTGGTGTGGACCGTCGCGATGGCCTTCAGTCGCACCTATCTCGGCGCGCATTGGCTGAGCGACACGATCGGCGGAGCCATCATCGGTGCCGGGGCGGCCCTCCTCGTGGCCGCCGCCTTCGCGAAGCCGCTGGCGACCGAGGCGGAGCGACACGGCGCCAAGCGCGCTCCCGAGTCGGCGCCCGGGCACGACCCCGCACCTGGCTAGGCTGATTCGCATGACCGCGCCGCCCGAGTCCGATCCCGCCGTCGCCGCGGCCGCCGCCGAGCTCGAGCGCCTGCGCGCCGAAGCCGCCGCCGCCGAGGCTGCGCTCCGGGCGGCGCAGGCCAAAGCCGCGCTGGCCGCCGCCGAGGCGGAAGTGGCGAAGGCCCGGATCGCCCCCGCGGGCGCGGCGGAATCGCGCGTGCCGCCGGCAGCGTCCGCTGCACCGGAGGAGCGTTCCGCGTCGGAGGAGCCCGCTGCGGCGCCGACTGCCGACGCGGCACCGGCCCCGACGGCCGGCGGTTCCGCCGGCGGCGGCCCGCTCGACGCCGCCGAGGTCGCCACGATCCGCGACGCGTACGCCTTCGAGGGCGCCGCGCTCGAGATGGGGGCGCTGGTGAACACCGAGCCGCTTCCCGACGTGCCGGTGCGCATCCCTCTCGCCATGACGAACCGGCACGGTCTCATCGCCGGCGCCACCGGCACCGGCAAGACCCGTACGCTGCAGGGTCTGGCCGAGCAGCTCTCCGCGCAGGGCGTTCCGGTGTTCGCCGCCGACATCAAGGGCGACCTGTCGGGCGTCGCGACGCCGGGCGAGCCGAGCGACAAGCTCCTGGCACGCACGCGCGGGATCGGACAGGACTGGACTCCGGCGGCATCGCCGACGGAGTACTTCGCGCTCGGCGGCATCGGCACCGGCGTGCCGGTGCGTGCGACCGTCAGCGGCTTCGGTCCGCTGCTGCTGAGCAAGGTGCTCGGGCTGAACGAGACGCAGGAGTCGAGCCTCAAGCTCGTGTTCCACTACGCCGACCAGCACGGGCTCGCGCTGGTCGACCTGTCGGATCTGCGGTCGGTGCTCGCCTACCTCACCAGCGACGCCGGCAAGGACGAGCTGAAGGACCTCGGCGGCCTGTCGGCGGCGACCGCCGGGGTGATCCTGCGCGAGCTCATCGTCTTCGCCGAGGCCGGCGCCGACGTGTTCTTCGGCGAGCCGGAGTTCGAGGTCGCCGACTTCCTGCGCCTCTCCGGCGACGGCCGGGGCGTCATCAGCCTGCTCGAGGTGCCGGGCGTCGCCGACCGGCCGGCGCTGTTCTCGACGTTCCTGATGTACCTCCTCGCCGAGCTGTTCGAGCAGCTGCCCGAGGTGGGCGACCTCGACAAGCCCAAGCTCGTGTTCTTCTTCGACGAGGCCCATCTGCTGTTCCGGGACGCCTCGGAGGACTTCATCGCCGCGATCGTGCAGACCGTGCGCCTCATCCGGTCGAAGGGCGTCGGCGTCTTCTTCGTGACCCAGACCCCCAAAGACGTCCCCGGCGACGTCCTGGCCCAGCTCGGCTCGCGCGTGCAGCACCAGCTGCGGGCCTTCACGCCCGATGACGCCACGGCGCTGCGGTCGACGGTCAGGACGTACCCGCGCTCGGGCTACGATCTCGAGCGCGTGCTGCAGGAGCTCGGCACCGGCGAGGCGATCGTCACGGTCATGGGCGAGAAGGGCGCCCCGACACCGGTCGCCTGGACGCGGCTGCGCGCGCCCCGGGGCCTGATGTCGCCGACCCCTCCGGCCGACGTCGAGGCCGCCGTGGCGGCATCCGCCCTGCTGGCCCGCTACGGTACGGCCATCGACCGCGAATCGGCGCGCGAAGTGCTGGCGGCGAAGATGAAGGCCGCGAGCGACGCCGAAGCCGCCGAAGAGGCCGCGCTCGAGCGGGCGCGCATCGACGCCGAGTTCGCCAAGCAGCAGGCGGCGATCGACAAGGCGACCGCGGATGCCGAGCGCAAGGCGCAGAAGGAGTACGAGCGCCTGCTGCGGCAGACGTCGGGGAAGACCCGCACGTCGCGCTCGCGGTCGTCCAGCAGCCGGCGCTCGCCGCTCGAGCAGCTGCTGTCGTCGAGATCCACCCAGACGATCCTCGACGGCGTGATCCGGGGCGTGTTCGGAACGGGACGCCGCTGACGCGGCGCGAGGACACCCGAATGCGCAGAAGGGTCCCCGTCGTCATCGCGCTCGTCGTTGCTCTCGCCGTTGCGGGCGCCGGCGTCGCGCTGGCGCTGTCGAGCGCCGGCGAGCCGGACCCTTCACCGTCCGCCGGGGCCACGGCGGCGGCGCAGGAGTTCGGCGAGACCGACTACTGCTACGTCGAGGCGATGATCTACTACCGGTCCGAGGCGGTGGACCTCGCCGACATCCTGCTCAACGCCGACGACATCTCGCCGGAGGCGACCGCGATCGCCCAGGGCGTGTACGACGAGCAGTCGGCGCAACTCGCCGAGCTGCGCGAGGTGTACGTGGAGTGGAAGTCCGCCCGGCCGCTCGAGCGCACCGACGTGGGGCCGTGCGCGGGCCACGACGACCACTCGGCGATGGTGGGGCTTCCCGGCTGGTCGGAATTGCGCCGCTACAGCGAGTCCGGCGGCGAGGAGGCCGAGCAGGGGTTCGCCGAGCTCATGATCGCGCAGAACGCCGGCGTCAC from Microbacter sp. GSS18 harbors:
- a CDS encoding DUF305 domain-containing protein, translated to MRRRVPVVIALVVALAVAGAGVALALSSAGEPDPSPSAGATAAAQEFGETDYCYVEAMIYYRSEAVDLADILLNADDISPEATAIAQGVYDEQSAQLAELREVYVEWKSARPLERTDVGPCAGHDDHSAMVGLPGWSELRRYSESGGEEAEQGFAELMIAQNAGVTAFAELVLDYGANAWVTEAAAAAIDQAEREDEALATLLP
- a CDS encoding DUF853 family protein, whose product is MTAPPESDPAVAAAAAELERLRAEAAAAEAALRAAQAKAALAAAEAEVAKARIAPAGAAESRVPPAASAAPEERSASEEPAAAPTADAAPAPTAGGSAGGGPLDAAEVATIRDAYAFEGAALEMGALVNTEPLPDVPVRIPLAMTNRHGLIAGATGTGKTRTLQGLAEQLSAQGVPVFAADIKGDLSGVATPGEPSDKLLARTRGIGQDWTPAASPTEYFALGGIGTGVPVRATVSGFGPLLLSKVLGLNETQESSLKLVFHYADQHGLALVDLSDLRSVLAYLTSDAGKDELKDLGGLSAATAGVILRELIVFAEAGADVFFGEPEFEVADFLRLSGDGRGVISLLEVPGVADRPALFSTFLMYLLAELFEQLPEVGDLDKPKLVFFFDEAHLLFRDASEDFIAAIVQTVRLIRSKGVGVFFVTQTPKDVPGDVLAQLGSRVQHQLRAFTPDDATALRSTVRTYPRSGYDLERVLQELGTGEAIVTVMGEKGAPTPVAWTRLRAPRGLMSPTPPADVEAAVAASALLARYGTAIDRESAREVLAAKMKAASDAEAAEEAALERARIDAEFAKQQAAIDKATADAERKAQKEYERLLRQTSGKTRTSRSRSSSSRRSPLEQLLSSRSTQTILDGVIRGVFGTGRR
- a CDS encoding phosphatase PAP2 family protein, encoding MAETDVRVAYRRPLWIGAGLVAAGVLLAVGIVVGIGDAPFGFDQAWQDFLAASRGPVLLSFSYAMNWLGGGWFGVFAAPALIAIILLAMRRPWAAAYFIAAEIVSVVMVQILKHAVGRARPEDIIVTSDFGSFPSGHVANAATIAMALFVIFPGVWVALAGLVWTVAMAFSRTYLGAHWLSDTIGGAIIGAGAALLVAAAFAKPLATEAERHGAKRAPESAPGHDPAPG